A DNA window from Ranitomeya imitator isolate aRanImi1 chromosome 2, aRanImi1.pri, whole genome shotgun sequence contains the following coding sequences:
- the SP6 gene encoding transcription factor Sp6: MLTAVCSSLGNQPSEAPGSPATSELSLKSYTIPSDSDPGLQLHQESPQDPPYTSPERYTSLSSVRLPCQTFAGRESAEISSFTKFLHPTLEMSHPYESWMRPPSTGGPGEETGIPSWWDLHAGSSWMDMQPGTGGFNTTSPHQAPLGGYGSELCLPPAHLLPPTHHLMGTLEATMDSHAAEQSSDGSPRPKTARRAMPRSAAQTACRCPNCQEAERVGTSGDVTKRKTMHNCHIPGCGKAYAKTSHLKAHLRWHSGDRPFVCNWLFCGKRFTRSDELQRHLQTHTGAKKYPCSSCSRVFMRSDHLTKHMKTHDGENRGSTETSSKAKREPEESTSTHTN, translated from the coding sequence ATGCTGACTGCTGTATGTAGCTCTTTGGGAAACCAGCCATCTGAGGCTCCTGGATCTCCAGCCACCTCTGAGCTCTCACTCAAGTCATACACAATCCCCTCAGACTCTGATCCAGGACTACAACTTCACCAGGAGTCACCCCAAGATCCACCCTATACTTCTCCTGAGAGATACACTTCTCTTTCCTCTGTTCGACTTCCCTGTCAAACATTTGCAGGCCGTGAATCTGCTGAGATCTCTTCATTTACCAAGTTTCTGCATCCAACCCTTGAGATGTCTCATCCATATGAATCCTGGATGAGACCTCCATCCACAGGCGGTCCTGGTGAAGAGACTGGTATTCCTTCATGGTGGGATCTTCATGCTGGCTCCAGTTGGATGGATATGCAGCCTGGAACTGGAGGCTTTAATACAACCTCACCCCACCAGGCCCCTTTAGGGGGTTATGGCTCTGAGCTATGtcttccccctgcacacctgctgcCTCCCACACATCATCTCATGGGAACATTGGAAGCCACAATGGATTCTCATGCTGCTGAACAAAGCTCGGACGGTTCTCCTCGTCCCAAAACTGCCAGGCGGGCAATGCCACGTAGTGCTGCTCAAACTGCCTGTCGTTGCCCCAACTGCCAGGAAGCAGAGCGTGTTGGTACCAGTGGAGATGTGACAAAGCGAAAAACCATGCACAACTGCCACATCCCAGGTTGTGGGAAAGCATATGCCAAAACATCCCATCTAAAGGCACACTTACGCTGGCACAGTGGTGACCGTCCTTTTGTCTGCAACTGGTTGTTCTGTGGCAAGAGATTTACAAGGAGTGATGAGCTGCAAAGACACTTACAGACCCATACAGGTGCAAAAAAATATCCTTGCTCTTCCTGTAGTCGCGTGTTCATGAGGAGCGATCATCTCACCAAACACATGAAAACCCATGATGGGGAGAATCGGGGGTCAACAGAGACTTCTAGTAAGGCTAAGAGGGAGCCAGAAGAGAGTACTAGTACTCATACAAATTGA